The stretch of DNA tttacatttttcagcctttggtctccgttcctcgatcgtcacttgaatatcctTTTAAAAGAAATACAGTTTCATGCAACCAtgcagaaaatatattttaaacatgtcaaaatgcaccacataaataattcatgcaattaaaacatttaattaaaaatacaaaagaatttaataattgcatgcatatggttcgcgtgaactttaaatttttggggcgttacaatcttccccccttaaattgaatttcgtcctcgaaattcgcttatccttaataacccaaagtttagattTAGTTCTAATATTTCAAAAACCCACGCTTCTGCTGCGcttactctgataaaacttaaattctAGAATAACTATTCctttctaaatccttatttgcaaatggcaacttaaaaagacccataaTTACTTAATGTTATACTATTATACCCTCGAATTTccatttttcttaaaattcccATTAATAAAAGATGGATAACcaaacttatcgtatattattttccttattttatacccaaaatgttcatcaatttatcatatttcaatcttaaaattcCAAACGAATCCGTTgacgcttagattttcaagactaatattgatttattcttagaaacccttgattaacattccgtataacattataacccaagatGTCCCACGGTtctaaatattcttaaaagtctaaatcctaaaaattcttatcatttagaCCATTTAATTATCGCTTAATGCcaaactagtccccaaattccttaataattgcaaatttatttcttaatttcctcaaaaattaccCAATAGGTgctttattttcgaaaatcctacaATTAATCCCATAAGTTTTTGGCATTCTTAAGTTTCCTTCTACagtttcccataacataatttcaaaatttttaaacttatttacccaaaaatcaattctcataatccatcttacctttcatcaaactaaaaatcacaatttatacattttcttacttCCCGAGATAATCGCATTTTTCGAATAATTATTACTTATGAGTAATtcccaaaattaattcaactaataACCATGAAtcgtaaatattttcttagaaaatataCGTGTCCCAAAAATCATTCATAATGTTCATGATCAACTTATAGCCCAACAAAgtagaacgtcaatactaaaatccaaaaatcacatagtccaattccaccacaaaccaacatgcgttaacataaaataattttttattccgCAACGTAACACGTATAAAAATCATGAAGCATATAATCTTTTAGCATAACAAAGTCATGCAACTATGCAGGATGAAAATCGTTTACCATGCAACCTTAAACACCAACGTCATTCACTTCAAAACGTGTATGCACATGTAGCTTAAACATATAGATCATGTAGACGTgtaggtaacatcataaaatcatataaagcatgtaaacttacaactttgaggcttgacgactgatcttcccggcgctgatggtggcacaaccctttacagaaccattggcTCTGATACTAACTGAAACGTCCCGTGTTCTtgtgtttaaaatgtactaggaatttttttttttttaaaaaaaattcggaccgcccatgaaaatatttaataaaatattttgcccatGATCTAGAACGTTCGCTagctagcattttaaaatcaagtGAATAGACATGAAGGATAAAATCatcgcatgagttaccaaacctaaaaagcaataatcatgaAACATACCccctctccaaaaccactctaaagcataaataaatgattttagaAATCTTTTAACGTAAAATCATAATCCATAATCATGAGTGCAGAAaatagtagaagcgctggtcctcgggttgtgtgcaccttcagtccagtcgtctcatgcgtcaagtcctccctcaccctcacctgcatccatcacacctagtgagtctaaagactcaacacaccaaatctttgtaacgagtaatagatataaaatcccatgcaacagtgaaaatacttttacgtaaaataatcttttcgtgatatgcatgacatgaaccttacctttaccttttccttgatcataacatgacatgataacatgacataatagcatgacgtgattcttttcatgatcataactttatcttttccttgattgaattcagatcgttaattgtgactttcctgacgtgacatgacatgacatgacatgacgatggtaccatctacttgaaaccacagtactggacggcggggacatcagcgacacaagatcgtcaactgagccttggcctaatcttgatcataacctcaaatcctGAATTcatcatagtcacaattacttcactttcatcaatattttcatgttttcatcaccttataaaattatgcatgaatatatttttatttgaaaccaagcatgcaccatgtattttaaatgtcaattttaattataaaatttcatggacatttaaaataaatcataaataaatcatgaacatttcataagcatttaacaatgaacataatatcataaaaacagcatttagggcactgccatgacctttactaattttaggtgtaaaaagaccgttttacccctaatcatgacattttacgtttctgacttttttcttgatttcttgactctaacatgtcccaaataaatatttaagcttacatgaattttttcgtaattttactTAGCTTAAATAATAGacattttcaattatcttttcttgattattttaacggtgttttaatcccgaaaaataccaaactttaacataaaattcctaaattcaaaatttagtctttttatattattttagcccttatggatcacgacccgacccccgtgagccgttttccaacTTTTCTTCATTATAAAACTcaatttgacacctaaacttcgaccccgagccatctcttaattttaccGAGTTACCCTCGGACCATAACGAACCATAACTTGCCCAACATCCTAAACTAACCTCCTGGACCCTCAAACCATTAAAAACTCTCACCCAAAGCCGAAAAACGAGGCCCTCAAGTCACTGTACATGCTGGCCGAGAACACACTTTGCATGAACTCCATGTTCATGGTCGTGCGAGCCCAGCCGGTGCTTTACCGCTCGAACCCAACCCATGAACCCTTACTTGGGACCCTAGTGAACCTTCCTAGCCCAGCCCACGAGCCCAGGACCGAGCCCTAGCCCCGAACTAATCGCACGAAGACTGCACAACGTGGTGCAacttctcgggtgggagtccttgcatgcaaggactcctccctgcCCTTCGGTTctgagtcctagcttggctaggactctccctaGACCATGAACCGTCCCTGGCCGTGTCCTGGCCCCAGCCAAGTCCAGGCCTCACCCTAAAATCGTGCAACCGAGCATGAACGCCATGACAGTAGCGTTCAGCTTCTGTTTCCTTAATCCCTTTCCAATTTCTGTCGATGGTGGGTGGTTTGTTTTCCTTGAAACCTTTACCTAGAAATCATATGGCATCATCGCAGTCCCTAAACAcaatcaagacatgatttggTACACAAAAATCGTTAGTTCATAGCATGTTCATGAGAAAAACGAATTTCTgcaaataaaacttcaagatctTTGTACACACAGAATTTGAATCGATATTATGATGTAATGGATGAGCAAAGGAAGatataggcgtgcctttgcgtcgtaaacgcacgaaataccgacggcgacgaagaacggagagaaCCGAGGCTTGTAACTCACAAACTTTGAAGAGAAAAACTAATCTCCTCACGGCCGAGAGCTACCAGCCGAGGGAAGAGCTTATtctattttctgaaaattctaaTTGCGGCGTGAGTGTGTGAGGCGTGAGTGGAGTGATTTTCTTTCTAGCTTAGGGTTTAAATCTCCCTTTAATATGCTAATTAATTGCTTAAAAAGGCTTAAGGCCAAAATAAATTTAACTAAGCCCACTAGTGCAAGCTAGACTTAATTAAAGTAAAAaaagttttcataaaaaaaatttagtgaattaaataaccGGACTGCTTAAAAGATCgaattttagttgaaaatccaacaccaatAAAAATTAGTCTCGGTgcataaaatcacctcaaaattccttgttttcaaaaatatgagaaaaccaTCAtccttatattaaataattaaaattaattatttaataaaacattttacatttttcagcctttggtctccgttcctcgatcgtcacttgaatatccttttaaaaaaaaatacagtttcatgcaaccatgcagaaaatatattttaaacatgtcaaaatgcaccacataaataattcatgcaattaaaacatttaattaaaaatacaaaagaatttaataattgcatgcatatgGTTCGCGTGAACTTTAAATTTTTGGGGCGTTACATAAACTATTTGTTCAACACAATTTAAACAACAAATCATACAATAGAGAAACTTGGCTCTGATAAACTGTTGGAGTACAATTTTCTCACACTCAAGAcgcaacatattttttttttaaaaaaatcgacgGTAAAATGTTATTGGACATCATATGATTTAAGTATCATTCATACGGTGTTTAGTTTAATTTACCTTTGAGTATTTAACGTCGGGTCCAACTATTCCGGGTTTCAAGCGGTCATAGCTATTCTTGTAAATCTCTATAAATGGATCTCTCCTCCTTTCTTCGATCATCTAATAAAGTCCACGATCATAGACATGATTCCTCATATAGATCACACTAGAGATCTTAACGAAATTTACGTCGAGATTGGATAACCAAAATTCTCAAAAATCCGATGGCGACGCGGTGGTGGAAgggtgaaattttttttttgagaaagaGGGAATGGTGGTGTAGAAGTTATGTTATTTCATGTAATcttgaatgaaatatttataagtTTTAATTCCTGATCAAATCAGAAATCTTACTTGAATTAGGATAGTGTATTCCATTATTCAAAATCTCTGATGTATGTCTTTTTTACACTTGAAAATACCAtgcataattaaattattatcaacttttgataatatatatatatatatatatatatatataatatatatatatatatatatatatatatatatatatatatatatatataagactctaaatttactaaataaacaattataaaaaccCATTATAACACCGATCAACGATGAGACAGTGCCATGTGTCAAGggtacaaatcttgttcatacaatgaaaaataaaatttcgaaATACAAAATTTTTCATTGAGACATTTTTTGCAGCATCTAATCTTTTGAACTCCTTAACTAAAACAGGCAGTTCCACTGTTCACACTTAATTAGATGTTAAGCTAACTTTCACATCTTTCATTATATAGAATCAACTTATAAACTATTTTATAAGTTATTaatttgatctccatcaaactatagtctcCAAATTTAACTCTTTGaacttgactatctcaacggcaTCACATAATCCAATACTtctgtgaccctcaatggttcaggggtACAGAAAGCCGTGAGTTCATAACATTATGTTATTTAGAACAACATTTGTTCATATTCAGGCTTACCCCAATTAGCCATATTCTTTTCATCAATCCCTTgatcaagaacgtcagaactgaAGATTGATTGCACCTATTGAATTATGGTATGAGCTTGTAGTAGCATcgtcccatgatcccctaggtatcactaatAATATATGCAAGAACCTTAAGTTATGGtcagcgtacagtacggtcccttcaaatcTTATATCTCGATCAAATCTGTAATCATTGGTATATTGAGAGTTGCAAATAAATTTGATAACGATGTGAcatatctttgagtaataatagtgacGTCTTATGTGAAACTAGGAAAACACATTTCCCTAAAGCATATGTTTTGCTATGGCCAAAGACTCTTTGTACTATTAACtcattagatcatataacaTATCTTCACCCACAAGAGAGCGACGAATCCCTGACTAGAATACATTTACTTCtatgtatttcgaaactacacccagCCTCGCCACTAGATGACTctcaatggagtcggtaaacgaatCAAAGTACAAGCTAGTACGTAGAGCTTCTACATTGTctcgggtcaaaggactaatgataTAGGACCATAATCgtggactattccactcgataaataATAGCCATTTAAAATGTTCGAGAGAGTGTTGTTCAGTATATCATCAAATGATCAATCATATGTTTGAATGGACGTCCTACGgtcttaccaatgaaacatgacgttTATATTATAGATGTTAGTTTCAAGCTCAAACAacatttatccttattttaggtgactgaatcaactaaaaatttatttagaatatacggtatacttcctaatgagtttcatgaccTTACGTTACTAGAAAGATCTCATGAtatctattgtatattcaagtacCAGCTTGCATaagtatacagataaaataaatgtcataattggataaaacagtaaaatattattaaaaaaattgttcttTTTACAATAAGTGTCAATAAAATCCAAACCATAAGTTGGCTCGCTAGATATCTACTCTAACATCTACTGTGTGACACATTTTACTAACCCAACCAATCGTAGAAAATTGACCTATTGTACTTTCTTATCTTAGGCCCAACGGGAATTGACATTTTGTACTTTCTTATCTTAGGCCCAAAATTGTGCAATTGTCCGTTGAAATCTAAACAAAGAAATCGCTTCACCATTTGAGATTTGTCGACTGGCCCTGGATGACCAAGACCCATGAAACCCGGCCATGTTCCAAGTAGCCGGAGTCAACCCAGCCCGCCGAACCATCGACGACCTACTTTCAATTAATGGGCTCGGTCAGAGCCATAGTGGGCTGAAATCTTTATGAAACGGCAAATGCAGAAGATGCAAACTTGGACTTCATTATTGATGTATAAGATGtccatataaaataaaaatatccaAAGAGACATACCACTAAAAGACAAACAAGGTGCAACTTCTGCTCGATCATGGGTTGCATGCTTTTGCAACGGGACACCGCCGCTACAAGCCCCATTTTTTTAATGTCCTTGCATGTGAATGTGAATATTTTTTTAGAGTAATTTatgtaaatataaattttagatttttttttgccATATTTAACGGGATGGGGTGTAAAATAATATGTTTGCACGTGTCCTCTCTCTTCAAGTCTTCAACTTGAATTCCATTATTCACAttcgatatcatcaatgaactgtCATCCCTTTGAAGggacaataaaaaatatacgactcattttaaatttaattaaataaaagggATTTTGACTTCTATAAATCAAAGAAAGGGAGTTGACTGTTGTTAGTTAGGTGAGTTCATTTATTAAGTTAAGTGAGATCATTTAttagtttattaattaattagttattaatattttatttttaaaaaaatatttttttattgatatcGACGATTTCGATTCAGGgtttggtttagggtttagggtttgggtCGAGTTTGGGTCGCGTTTGGGTCGAGTGGTAGAGagattttgaattttgatcATTTCATAATACATAAGTCATTCTACATATGATTAGAacgtaaatatatataaaaaatttatttgtgtaaatattttattatgagttatatattataatttaagtgTGTTggttaaaaattcataacaatattAGACGAATGTATCTCTTATCGGGTTGAATTTATGCTCGACTAAAATTCTTAACAAATTTTTAATTccaataaattttttaacaaatttCGTAATAATAGAACCTAAAAAACTCATAACATGTAAGACTCAATTCAAATTAAACTACTCTACCCAAAAATTGAGTATATTGTGTGGCGCGACCCCCTCATCCCAATTTTGGGTTGAGTGGGTCGTGCCACACATATATTGTATGGCGCAACCCACTCAACCCAAAATAGGGTTGAGTGGGTTGCATTTTGGGTTGAGTGGGTTGCGCCACAGGGTTGTGGCGCAACCCACTTAGGCGCAACCCACTCAACCCAAAATTGGGGTGAGTGGGCATTTTGGGTTGAGTGGGTGGCGCCTCAACCCAAAATTGGGTTGCGCCGGTGGCGCGACCCACTCAACCCAATTTTGGGTTGGGTTGAGTGGGTTGCGCCTCAACCCAAAATTTGGTTGAGTGGGTCGCGCCTGGGTTGCGCCACAATTTGTGTGACTAGAAACAATAATCCTAATACAATTCAAATCACAATTTGCTTTCATTTTTTATGATGTTATATAATTGATCAATTGATGAATCATTctctaaatatattttttgtatgAGATCGTTATTAGATTGAATGTAGTAAAAAAATATCacataaattaactaaaatcaATGCAAAATATCATATAAATGTTTTAATCCAACTATCATATAAATGTTTTAATCCAACAACCATAATTCATCACAaatacaacaacaacaataatgtCTAAATTTTTCAATCTTCTGATAGTTCAATTGATAGGCATTTTCCCTGAACATGGTATAACCTGCTGTCGCTAAACAGTAAAGTCCACATTCACCGCTGcaataaaaaaacaaacataaattaTACATTGATATACATTAAacaataatgaaataataattttttaaaaaaattaacctgattttttgagtaaaaaaattatttggccTAGTTATTGGGTCGTGCTCTTCTTGGGTCAGCACGTACTCACtgataaaaaaattagtttttaaacaaattttaaaaaaggaTAAAAAGGTAAATTCCATTGACTCCCTTTCTCTTAATAAACGTTTGCGTGACTCCCTTTTCCCTCATTCCCCCTCCCTTTGAACATCTTCTGCATCTCTTCCCCAAGTGCTAGTTTTTTTTGTTGGAAGCCATTTCTTGCAGTGAAGCTGTGATTTAATGAGTTGTACACCgaagagggtgaggatagcgAAGGCCCTTGTAGGAAGATTGTTTTTTTTGCATCGGGGGGTTGCAAAGTTTTGGAATTGAGTGGTTTTTTCCATCTGGGGATTCGAGTTTATCTCGTGAAAAAATGGTTATGGAAGTTGTGCATGAAGATATGGGGGATGGTACCATGCAATGTATGAATCATCCTTACAAAAACAGCACCCCGGGTGGGATTTGTGCTTTTTGCCTTCAAGAAAAGCTTGGAAATCTCATCTCTTCCTCGTTTTCCATTGCTGTTTGCCCGTCTTCTTCTACATCACCATCTCCGTTTAGATCTGATATTGGGGGTAGCAGAAGCATGACCGCCGCAACTGCTGCCGGTTCAGGCTGCGGCTCCACCCTCCAGCTCCGATCCATTGCATCATATTCATCTGCCGACAGTAAGAGTGGGAACAATGATTTTAGCTACCATGGCTATTACACGAGGAGGTCAAGACTCCCTTTTGTTTTGACTAACAGGAACAAGAAGAAAGATGAAGTGATAGGGAATGGAGACTCCGCCAGCATTGTTTTCAAGAGAAGCAAGTCTACCGCAACTCCAAGAAGAGGTATGCATGTCTTGAACTGTCCTGAAGATCACAGCCCTCACAGAAGTGgattttggtcatttctttacTTGTCCAAGAATTCTACCAACTCTAATAAAGATTCAAACTTCACGCCCGCAACACCTAGTACTGTTGGATCCTCATCTGATATCAGAACAATGGATAAAAAGAAGGAAGATTTTGTGGTGATTGATGAAAATGAAAGCCCTTCACACGATAGAAAGGTGTCTAGATCCAGATCTGTTGGTTGTGGGAGTAGGAGATTTTCAGGGGAC from Primulina eburnea isolate SZY01 chromosome 6, ASM2296580v1, whole genome shotgun sequence encodes:
- the LOC140833918 gene encoding uncharacterized protein isoform X1, coding for MVMEVVHEDMGDGTMQCMNHPYKNSTPGGICAFCLQEKLGNLISSSFSIAVCPSSSTSPSPFRSDIGGSRSMTAATAAGSGCGSTLQLRSIASYSSADSKSGNNDFSYHGYYTRRSRLPFVLTNRNKKKDEVIGNGDSASIVFKRSKSTATPRRGMHVLNCPEDHSPHRSGFWSFLYLSKNSTNSNKDSNFTPATPSTVGSSSDIRTMDKKKEDFVVIDENESPSHDRKVSRSRSVGCGSRRFSGDFFERISTGFGDCTLRRVESHREGKPKLPPLHINGGSNTKNGQDCIKERVKCGGIFSGFMITSSSSYFVSSSTEEENNVNGKTAYATHSSMEHNSHGRSKSWVWAFASPMRAFVKPSAGKRGDASTMNTTPNLDAIPSLLAKAGLRMETKEGQ
- the LOC140833918 gene encoding uncharacterized protein isoform X3 is translated as MVMEVVHEDMGDGTMQCMNHPYKNSTPGGICAFCLQEKLGNLISSSFSIAVCPSSSTSPSPFRSDIGGSRSMTAATAAGSGCGSTLQLRSIASYSSADSKSGNNDFSYHGYYTRRSRLPFVLTNRNKKKDEVIGNGDSASIVFKRSKSTATPRRGMHVLNCPEDHSPHRSGFWSFLYLSKNSTNSNKDSNFTPATPSTVGSSSDIRTMDKKKEDFVVIDENESPSHDRKVSRSRSVGCGSRRFSGDFFERISTGFGDCTLRRVESHREGKPKLPPLHINGGSNTKNGQDCIKERVKCGGIFSGFMITSSSSYFVSSSTEEENNVNGKTAYATHSSMEHNSHGRSKSWVWAFASPMRAFVKPSAGKRGDASTMNTTPNLDAIPSLLAWCIAESRVEDGD
- the LOC140833918 gene encoding uncharacterized protein isoform X4, whose translation is MVMEVVHEDMGDGTMQCMNHPYKNSTPGGICAFCLQEKLGNLISSSFSIAVCPSSSTSPSPFRSDIGGSRSMTAATAAGSGCGSTLQLRSIASYSSADSKSGNNDFSYHGYYTRRSRLPFVLTNRNKKKDEVIGNGDSASIVFKRSKSTATPRRGMHVLNCPEDHSPHRSGFWSFLYLSKNSTNSNKDSNFTPATPSTVGSSSDIRTMDKKKEDFVVIDENESPSHDRKVSRSRSVGCGSRRFSGDFFERISTGFGDCTLRRVESHREGKPKLPPLHINGGSNTKNGQDCIKERVKCGGIFSGFMITSSSSYFVSSSTEEENNVNGKTAYATHSSMEHNSHGRSKSWVWAFASPMRAFVKPSAGKRGDASTMNTTPNLDAIPSLLAG
- the LOC140833918 gene encoding uncharacterized protein isoform X2 — its product is MVMEVVHEDMGDGTMQCMNHPYKNSTPGGICAFCLQEKLGNLISSSFSIAVCPSSSTSPSPFRSDIGGSRSMTAATAAGSGCGSTLQLRSIASYSSADSKSGNNDFSYHGYYTRRSRLPFVLTNRNKKKDEVIGNGDSASIVFKRSKSTATPRRGMHVLNCPEDHSPHRSGFWSFLYLSKNSTNSNKDSNFTPATPSTVGSSSDIRTMDKKKEDFVVIDENESPSHDRKVSRSRSVGCGSRRFSGDFFERISTGFGDCTLRRVESHREGKPKLPPLHINGGSNTKNGQDCIKERVKCGGIFSGFMITSSSSYFVSSSTEEENNVNGKTAYATHSSMEHNSHGRSKSWVWAFASPMRAFVKPSAGKRGDASTMNTTPNLDAIPSLLAEPFYKFMCCQLQ